One part of the Gemmatimonadaceae bacterium genome encodes these proteins:
- the lepB gene encoding signal peptidase I, which translates to MSRFWENFKALATALAFFIVLRIFFLEAYRIPSGSMIPSLLVGDWLFVNKLVYGPHVPFTSINVPGLADPGRNDVVVFKSPTQIDQPDDPNPTLVKRLIGVPGDTLYMRKGVLYVNGIAQRPGYAQANPDGAMDSIDPLFDWQKPVGLRSSRFGSAPAQPTHDNWGPVVVPPNKYFMMGDSRYNSKDSRYWSFVPRENIRGKPMFVYYSYNADDSDRPLPFITDIRWGRIGHWIH; encoded by the coding sequence TTGAGCCGCTTCTGGGAGAACTTCAAGGCGCTCGCAACCGCACTCGCATTCTTCATCGTTCTCCGCATTTTCTTTCTCGAGGCATACAGGATTCCCTCGGGGAGCATGATCCCGTCGCTGCTCGTGGGTGACTGGCTGTTCGTGAACAAGCTCGTCTACGGACCCCATGTCCCGTTCACGAGCATCAACGTTCCGGGTCTGGCTGATCCCGGGCGCAACGACGTAGTGGTGTTCAAGTCGCCGACGCAGATCGATCAACCCGACGACCCGAATCCGACTCTCGTCAAGCGACTCATCGGCGTTCCCGGAGACACGCTGTACATGAGAAAGGGCGTCCTCTATGTGAACGGCATCGCACAGCGGCCGGGATACGCGCAGGCGAATCCGGACGGAGCCATGGATTCGATCGATCCACTGTTCGACTGGCAGAAGCCGGTGGGACTCAGGTCGTCACGATTCGGCTCGGCGCCGGCGCAGCCCACTCATGACAACTGGGGGCCCGTCGTCGTCCCTCCGAACAAGTATTTCATGATGGGCGACAGTCGATACAACTCGAAGGACAGCCGGTACTGGAGCTTCGTTCCGCGGGAGAACATTCGCGGCAAGCCCATGTTCGTTTACTACTCGTATAACGCCGACGACAGCGACCGTCCGCTGCCGTTCATCACTGATATTCGGTGGGGGCGGATCGGGCACTGGATCCATTGA
- a CDS encoding SWIB/MDM2 domain-containing protein: MKPMTPSAQLAPVVGSSPLPRTEVTKKLWAYIRRKGLQDSKNRRMINADDNLRPVFGGSRQVSMFEMTRLVNKHLK, from the coding sequence ATGAAGCCGATGACGCCGAGCGCGCAGCTGGCTCCGGTGGTGGGAAGCTCTCCACTTCCTCGCACAGAGGTGACGAAGAAACTGTGGGCCTACATCCGACGTAAAGGACTGCAGGATTCCAAGAACCGTCGCATGATCAACGCCGATGACAATCTCCGTCCCGTGTTCGGCGGAAGCAGGCAGGTCTCAATGTTCGAGATGACACGACTCGTCAACAAGCACTTGAAGTAG
- a CDS encoding BrxA/BrxB family bacilliredoxin: MYDERIVTPMRQELTQLGIEEMRTAEEVDAKLKDAKGSTLVVVNSVCGCAARNARPAVARALRHPVKPAALTTVFAGQDAAAVQRARTYFPGYPPSSPQIALLKDGRVVFMLERHNIEGRTANEIADDLTAAFDKYCQTTATAQAMT; this comes from the coding sequence ATGTACGATGAACGAATAGTCACACCGATGCGCCAGGAGCTCACGCAACTCGGCATCGAAGAGATGAGAACCGCCGAAGAGGTCGACGCAAAGCTCAAGGATGCGAAAGGGTCTACCCTCGTGGTCGTCAATTCTGTTTGCGGGTGCGCCGCGCGGAACGCGCGTCCGGCGGTAGCCAGAGCCCTTCGGCATCCGGTGAAGCCCGCCGCGCTGACCACGGTTTTCGCCGGGCAGGACGCGGCGGCAGTACAGCGCGCCCGAACCTACTTCCCCGGTTACCCGCCGTCTTCACCGCAGATTGCGCTGCTCAAGGACGGCCGCGTTGTATTCATGCTCGAGCGCCACAATATCGAGGGGCGAACAGCAAACGAAATTGCCGATGACCTGACTGCGGCGTTCGATAAATACTGTCAGACGACCGCTACGGCCCAGGCGATGACCTAA